In one Gammaproteobacteria bacterium genomic region, the following are encoded:
- the dcd gene encoding dCTP deaminase, translating into MRLCDRDILAAFAQGRIKVDPRPDDNAISGVSVDLRLGRRFRNFSSHGIPFIDLSGSRAEVDAAIEQVMSDEIIIDDGQAFFLHPGELALGITLESVTLPDDIVGWLDGRSSLARLGLMVHVTAHRIDPGWSGNIVLEFFNSGKLPLALRPGMGIGAISFEPMSGVADRPYRKRSDAKYRDQSGPIASRISADNHNPQTNKGPSAAVNKKLQNTD; encoded by the coding sequence ATGAGACTGTGTGATCGGGATATTCTTGCGGCTTTTGCGCAAGGTCGGATAAAAGTAGACCCCAGGCCGGACGACAATGCCATCAGCGGTGTCAGTGTGGACCTGCGCTTAGGCAGGCGGTTTCGCAATTTCAGTTCCCATGGCATCCCCTTTATCGATTTGAGCGGAAGCCGGGCCGAAGTGGATGCGGCGATAGAGCAGGTGATGAGTGACGAAATCATAATCGATGATGGTCAGGCGTTTTTCCTGCATCCCGGCGAATTGGCGTTGGGGATCACTCTGGAATCCGTTACGCTACCCGATGATATTGTGGGTTGGTTGGACGGTCGTTCCAGTTTGGCCCGCTTGGGGCTGATGGTGCATGTGACCGCTCACCGTATTGATCCGGGTTGGAGTGGTAATATCGTGCTGGAATTTTTCAACTCCGGTAAATTACCCTTAGCATTACGGCCGGGAATGGGTATTGGGGCCATCAGTTTTGAACCCATGTCCGGTGTCGCGGACCGGCCTTATCGTAAGCGTAGCGATGCGAAATATCGTGATCAGAGCGGTCCGATCGCCAGCCGCATCAGTGCCGACAACCACAATCCTCAGACAAATAAAGGTCCGTCAGCAGCTGTGAATAAGAAGCTTCAAAATACCGACTAA
- the rsxA gene encoding electron transport complex subunit RsxA: MKEYALILISTVLVNNFVLVKFLGLCPFMGVSRKLETATGMALATTFVLTLSSATSYVVNEFLLIPLDLEYLRTITFILVIAVVVQFTEMFVHKTSPLLYQVLGIFLPLITTNCAVLGVALLNIQQQHSFMQSIVYGFGAAVGFSLVLILFASMRERITVSDVPEAFRGPAIALITAGLMSLAFMGFSGLD; the protein is encoded by the coding sequence ATGAAAGAGTATGCATTAATACTGATCAGTACAGTGTTGGTTAATAATTTTGTTCTGGTGAAATTCCTGGGCTTATGCCCGTTTATGGGCGTCTCTCGTAAATTGGAAACCGCCACCGGCATGGCACTGGCAACCACTTTTGTACTGACACTGTCTTCGGCAACCAGTTATGTGGTCAATGAGTTTCTACTCATTCCGCTGGACCTTGAGTATTTGCGTACCATTACCTTTATATTAGTCATCGCGGTGGTGGTGCAATTTACGGAAATGTTTGTACACAAAACCAGCCCCTTGCTGTATCAGGTCTTAGGCATATTCCTACCCTTGATTACCACCAACTGCGCAGTGTTGGGTGTGGCTTTATTAAACATTCAGCAACAACACAGTTTTATGCAATCCATTGTTTATGGTTTTGGTGCTGCGGTGGGCTTTTCTCTGGTGTTGATTTTGTTTGCGTCTATGCGCGAACGCATCACGGTATCGGATGTCCCCGAAGCATTTAGGGGGCCGGCCATTGCACTGATCACGGCGGGACTCATGTCCTTAGCATTCATGGGTTTTTCAGGGCTGGATTGA
- a CDS encoding electron transport complex subunit E, which produces MSTTDMSTYKKIAADGFWYNNPGLVQLLGLCPLLAVSGTVVNALGLGLATTLVLIGSNVTVSLIRHWVRPELRIPVFVLVIASFVTAVELSMKAYLHDLFLILGIFIPLIVTNCAIIARAEAFASKNNAAKSFLDGLTMGLGFTLVLLCLGAIREALGQGTLFANMDLMLGEGAKWMTITLVEDYRGFLLAILPPGAFLGLGALIAIKNVIDKRISANQKSQQSVESLVENSDLPQAH; this is translated from the coding sequence ATGAGCACAACCGACATGAGCACTTACAAAAAAATCGCTGCAGACGGTTTCTGGTATAACAATCCCGGGTTAGTGCAATTACTGGGTCTGTGTCCTTTACTGGCCGTCTCCGGCACCGTCGTCAACGCCTTGGGGCTGGGGCTGGCCACCACCCTGGTACTCATAGGCTCCAACGTCACGGTGTCCCTGATCCGTCACTGGGTCCGACCGGAGCTGCGCATCCCCGTGTTTGTCCTGGTCATAGCCTCCTTTGTAACCGCTGTGGAATTAAGCATGAAAGCTTATTTGCACGATTTGTTTTTAATCCTGGGCATATTCATTCCCCTGATCGTTACCAATTGCGCCATTATTGCTCGCGCCGAAGCCTTTGCCTCCAAAAATAATGCAGCCAAATCCTTTCTGGACGGCTTGACCATGGGCTTGGGATTCACTTTGGTACTGTTATGCCTGGGCGCCATACGCGAAGCCCTGGGACAAGGCACCTTATTCGCCAATATGGATTTAATGCTGGGCGAAGGCGCCAAATGGATGACCATTACCTTGGTGGAGGATTATCGCGGTTTTTTGCTGGCCATATTACCACCTGGCGCGTTCTTGGGATTGGGTGCGCTTATAGCCATCAAAAATGTCATCGACAAACGCATAAGCGCCAACCAGAAGTCCCAACAATCAGTCGAATCTTTAGTAGAAAACTCAGATTTACCCCAAGCCCACTAA
- the rsxB gene encoding electron transport complex subunit RsxB: MLAAILALGALAVVFGLILGYAAIRYKVEGDPLVEKIDALLPQTQCGQCTYPGCRPYANAIAKGEADINQCPPGGETTIIALADLLGKDPKPLNPENGAEKPPRVAIIDEQVCIGCTLCIQACPVDAILGAAKQMHTVIEEECTGCDLCVPPCPVDCIDMVEINPNLETWTWNYPATSKTKLQSSGGKL, from the coding sequence ATGTTGGCAGCGATACTGGCATTGGGTGCGCTGGCGGTGGTTTTCGGACTGATACTGGGATATGCCGCCATTCGTTATAAGGTGGAAGGCGATCCACTGGTAGAAAAAATAGACGCCTTGCTACCCCAAACCCAATGCGGCCAATGCACCTACCCCGGCTGCCGCCCCTATGCCAATGCCATTGCCAAAGGTGAGGCAGACATTAACCAATGCCCACCGGGCGGCGAGACCACTATTATTGCGTTAGCGGACCTCTTAGGCAAAGACCCTAAACCCCTGAACCCGGAAAATGGTGCAGAAAAACCGCCACGGGTTGCCATCATTGACGAACAAGTGTGTATTGGCTGCACCCTGTGCATACAAGCCTGCCCGGTGGATGCTATTTTAGGCGCTGCCAAGCAAATGCACACTGTGATAGAAGAAGAGTGCACCGGCTGTGATTTGTGCGTGCCTCCGTGCCCGGTCGACTGCATCGACATGGTGGAAATTAACCCCAATCTGGAAACCTGGACCTGGAACTATCCGGCCACCAGCAAAACCAAGCTTCAGTCCTCCGGAGGCAAACTATGA
- the rsxD gene encoding electron transport complex subunit RsxD, whose amino-acid sequence MRLKTPTSPHIHANVFVTTVMLRVLTALLPAVIAYVWFFGWGIIINFLIAVTTGLVTEGLMLKARQRPLLPFLSDGSVVVTALLLAFCLPPLTPWWITVTGMSFAIVVAKHLYGGLGYNPFNPAMVGYVVLLISFPKEMSTWLPPNILNDLQVGFSDTLSAIFTGKLPYFLTIDTVSMATPLDEIKTQIGLGETVEETVNHSALFGDFGGVGWEWIGNWIFLGGVWLIYRRVITWHVPVAMLGSIFAIASIFFLMDSDHYTSPMFHLFSGATLLGAFFIATDPVSGCTTKTGQLIYGAGVGMLTYIIRVWGGYPDGVGFAILIMNIAAPTIDYYTQPRVYGHSRSE is encoded by the coding sequence ATGAGACTAAAAACGCCCACATCACCGCATATTCACGCCAATGTTTTCGTCACCACGGTTATGCTGCGGGTGCTCACCGCCCTGCTCCCGGCTGTGATAGCTTATGTGTGGTTTTTCGGCTGGGGTATTATCATTAATTTCCTTATTGCGGTAACCACAGGACTGGTAACCGAAGGACTGATGCTCAAAGCAAGGCAACGCCCCTTATTGCCATTTCTCAGTGACGGCAGCGTGGTGGTTACTGCCCTGTTGCTGGCTTTTTGCTTGCCTCCCCTAACCCCTTGGTGGATTACAGTAACCGGTATGTCGTTTGCTATCGTCGTCGCCAAACATTTATACGGCGGCCTGGGATACAATCCTTTTAACCCGGCTATGGTGGGATATGTAGTATTGCTCATTTCCTTCCCCAAGGAAATGAGCACCTGGCTACCGCCTAACATTCTTAACGATCTACAGGTCGGATTCAGTGATACCCTAAGCGCCATTTTCACCGGAAAATTACCTTATTTCCTAACCATCGACACAGTGTCCATGGCCACACCCCTGGATGAAATCAAAACCCAAATCGGCCTGGGAGAAACCGTAGAGGAAACCGTTAACCACAGTGCCTTGTTTGGCGACTTTGGCGGGGTCGGTTGGGAATGGATTGGTAACTGGATATTTTTAGGTGGCGTGTGGCTAATTTACCGCAGAGTCATCACCTGGCACGTACCCGTTGCCATGTTGGGCAGCATATTTGCCATTGCCAGCATTTTTTTCCTGATGGACAGTGATCACTACACCTCACCCATGTTCCATCTGTTTAGCGGTGCCACTCTATTGGGTGCTTTTTTTATTGCTACCGACCCGGTAAGCGGCTGCACCACCAAAACCGGACAATTGATCTACGGTGCCGGTGTTGGGATGCTGACTTATATAATTCGAGTCTGGGGCGGTTATCCTGACGGGGTGGGCTTTGCAATATTAATCATGAATATCGCCGCACCCACCATTGATTACTACACTCAACCCCGAGTGTACGGCCACAGCAGGAGTGAGTGA
- a CDS encoding prepilin-type N-terminal cleavage/methylation domain-containing protein, translated as MYRCDLRKNLQGFSLLELMVTLVIIGMLAAIAVPQYNQYIAQSTLSNEITKLSATRIAMEQFKQAQRRYNDNPNSVTCGVNVADFDTDAFAFTCTTPNDGNSFTVTATSKAGAGLGAAGSYVYTIDQLGNTNTTAYPGFTTGTLPCLAWRKPHC; from the coding sequence ATGTATCGTTGTGATCTGCGTAAAAACCTACAAGGCTTCAGTCTGCTGGAACTTATGGTTACCCTCGTCATTATAGGCATGCTTGCGGCGATAGCCGTCCCGCAATATAACCAATATATCGCCCAATCCACCCTTTCAAATGAAATCACGAAGCTAAGCGCCACGCGAATTGCCATGGAACAATTCAAACAGGCGCAAAGACGCTACAACGACAACCCAAACTCCGTCACTTGCGGGGTCAACGTTGCTGATTTTGACACGGACGCGTTCGCCTTTACTTGCACTACGCCCAATGATGGCAATTCTTTTACCGTGACGGCCACCAGCAAGGCTGGAGCAGGCTTAGGGGCAGCCGGTTCCTACGTATACACCATAGACCAGTTGGGTAATACCAACACGACGGCTTACCCCGGATTTACCACAGGGACATTACCCTGTCTTGCGTGGAGAAAGCCACATTGTTAA
- the rsxC gene encoding electron transport complex subunit RsxC, which yields MIRRLFNFHGGVHLRQHKTATLAKPIKDAELPQQLVLPLQQHIGHAAEPVVKVGDYVYRNQLIARAVSGISAPVHAPSSGKVIALEPRPVPHPSGLQAPCIVIETDGKDQDQPQSIEPLKVEDLSPQQLRDQIHAAGIVGLGGAGFPSSIKLDPDEKVVDLLIINGAECEPYITCDEMLIREHTEEIVQGLMIMRKALQAQHCIIAVENKKAKALLYLEAVLEEMSLDFVELVSVPTVYPAGGEKQLVQVITGKEVPSQGLPLDINIVCHNVGTAYAVARAIHHNEPLTSRIITVTGSVAKSRNLRVRFGTPIAELIQQCGGNCKTLSKVIIGGPMMGMAVHDINAPVIKTSNCILAISLINDVPLPSRLDQSLPCIRCGFCAEACPMNLLPQQLYWYAKSKDFDKVQDYNLFDCIECGCCDYACPSHIPLVHYYRYAKTEIWKQEREQQKSDISRQRHEFRNLRLELEKQEKAARHKRKQQAISGNTTEDKKKAAIQAAMERVKAKREQSLVHAKNTENLSEEQQRLIAEVDKRRSNPASGKPKPPEQDT from the coding sequence ATGATCCGGCGTCTGTTTAATTTCCACGGCGGCGTGCATTTACGTCAACATAAAACCGCCACCCTGGCCAAACCCATCAAAGATGCGGAACTGCCGCAACAACTGGTGTTACCCTTACAACAACACATTGGCCACGCAGCGGAACCCGTGGTCAAGGTAGGCGATTATGTATACCGCAACCAACTCATTGCGCGAGCGGTAAGCGGCATCAGCGCACCGGTGCACGCTCCCAGTTCCGGTAAGGTCATTGCGCTGGAACCTCGCCCGGTTCCACACCCGTCCGGCTTGCAAGCACCCTGCATCGTTATAGAAACAGATGGCAAAGACCAGGATCAACCACAATCCATAGAGCCGCTTAAGGTGGAGGATTTGTCACCACAACAATTGCGCGATCAAATCCATGCGGCGGGCATCGTCGGCCTGGGTGGCGCCGGTTTTCCCAGCTCCATCAAACTGGATCCCGATGAAAAAGTCGTGGATTTGCTGATCATTAACGGAGCGGAATGCGAACCCTATATCACCTGTGATGAAATGCTCATCCGCGAACACACAGAGGAAATCGTCCAAGGACTGATGATTATGCGCAAAGCGCTGCAGGCACAGCATTGCATCATTGCAGTGGAAAATAAAAAGGCCAAAGCACTGCTGTACCTGGAAGCCGTGCTCGAAGAAATGAGTCTGGATTTCGTAGAGCTGGTATCCGTACCCACAGTATATCCGGCAGGTGGTGAAAAGCAGCTGGTACAGGTCATCACCGGCAAGGAAGTCCCCAGCCAGGGATTGCCCTTGGACATCAATATTGTCTGTCACAATGTGGGAACCGCCTATGCGGTAGCCCGAGCCATCCACCACAACGAACCATTGACCTCGCGCATCATCACCGTTACCGGGAGTGTTGCCAAATCGCGCAATCTCCGGGTTCGCTTCGGTACGCCCATTGCCGAGCTGATCCAACAGTGCGGCGGTAACTGCAAAACCTTATCCAAAGTCATCATTGGCGGCCCTATGATGGGCATGGCGGTACACGACATTAATGCACCTGTGATCAAAACCAGCAATTGTATCCTGGCCATCTCTCTAATTAACGATGTACCGTTACCATCACGCCTGGATCAATCCTTACCTTGCATTCGTTGCGGTTTCTGCGCCGAAGCCTGTCCCATGAACCTGCTACCGCAACAATTGTATTGGTATGCCAAATCCAAAGATTTTGACAAAGTTCAGGATTACAACTTGTTTGATTGCATTGAATGCGGCTGCTGTGACTACGCTTGCCCCAGCCATATCCCTTTGGTGCACTACTACCGTTATGCCAAGACAGAAATTTGGAAACAAGAGCGCGAACAACAAAAATCAGACATTTCGCGGCAGCGCCATGAATTTCGCAATCTGCGCCTGGAACTGGAAAAGCAGGAAAAGGCCGCTCGACACAAACGCAAACAGCAAGCCATCAGCGGCAACACGACCGAGGACAAGAAAAAAGCTGCTATCCAAGCCGCCATGGAACGGGTTAAAGCCAAACGGGAACAAAGTTTAGTCCACGCAAAAAACACCGAAAATTTATCCGAAGAACAACAACGACTCATTGCCGAAGTGGACAAGCGTCGTTCCAATCCCGCATCGGGCAAACCAAAGCCACCGGAACAGGATACATGA
- the metG gene encoding methionine--tRNA ligase, translated as MTPNCRKILVTSALPYANGSIHLGHMVEYIQTDIWVRFQKMRGHECIYVCADDAHGTPVMLRAQAEGISPETLVQRIGKEHISDFNDFHIAFDNFHSTHSEENRQLAETIYERLQQRGHISRKTIKQAYDPEKQMFLPDRFVKGTCPKCKTEDQYGDNCEACGETYSPMDLINPVSAISGATPVEKESEHFFFKLNDFEHMLKKWTHAGHLQPEVANKLDEWFDVGLAEWDISRDSPYFGFEIPGAPGKYFYVWLDAPMGYFASFKNLCDRREDLDFDEYMDPESMTELYHFIGKDIIRFHALFWPAVLAGSGFRTPNAIYAHGFLTINGQKMSKSRGTFVNARDYLNHLNPEYLRYYFAAKLNSRIDDLDLNFDDFVNRVNSDLVGKMVNIASRCAKLMKRFDNTLSSQCSEPTLLRQFTDSADRIADFYDQREYGHAMREIMALADAANQYIDKMEPWVLAKQEGQEQHVQDICSMGINLFKVLMTYLKPVLPAMAHEAELFLNCEALSWHNYHVPLLDHKINKFQPLMTRVDPAKVDAVLADTQKNAQAGTVKKTPGTATDVDAIAETIQYDDFAKVDLRIAKIVDAQSVQGADKLLQLTLDIGVETRNVFAGIKSAYDPKDLIGQYTVMVANLAPRKMRFGLSEGMVLAAGPGGKDLYILHPDSGAKPGMRVK; from the coding sequence ATGACTCCAAATTGCCGTAAAATCCTTGTCACCAGCGCATTACCCTACGCCAATGGCTCCATTCACCTGGGCCATATGGTGGAATACATCCAAACCGATATCTGGGTGCGATTCCAGAAAATGCGCGGCCATGAATGCATTTATGTTTGCGCCGATGACGCTCACGGTACTCCCGTCATGCTGCGAGCTCAGGCTGAAGGCATCAGTCCGGAAACCTTGGTACAACGCATTGGCAAGGAACATATCAGCGATTTCAACGATTTCCATATCGCCTTTGATAATTTTCACAGTACCCACTCCGAGGAAAACCGCCAGCTGGCGGAGACTATCTACGAGCGCCTGCAGCAACGCGGCCACATTAGCCGTAAAACCATCAAACAGGCCTATGACCCGGAAAAACAAATGTTTCTACCGGATCGTTTTGTCAAAGGGACGTGTCCCAAATGCAAAACCGAAGACCAGTATGGCGACAATTGCGAAGCCTGTGGCGAAACTTACTCTCCAATGGATTTAATCAACCCGGTGTCCGCTATTTCCGGTGCCACGCCGGTGGAAAAAGAATCAGAACACTTTTTCTTCAAGCTCAATGACTTCGAGCATATGTTGAAAAAGTGGACCCATGCGGGTCACCTGCAACCGGAAGTCGCCAATAAACTGGACGAATGGTTTGATGTGGGCCTGGCGGAATGGGATATCTCCCGTGATAGCCCCTATTTTGGTTTTGAGATACCCGGCGCCCCCGGCAAGTATTTTTATGTGTGGCTGGACGCTCCCATGGGGTATTTCGCCAGCTTCAAAAACCTGTGCGATCGCCGTGAAGACCTGGACTTTGACGAGTACATGGACCCGGAAAGCATGACCGAGCTGTATCATTTTATTGGCAAAGATATTATCCGCTTTCATGCCTTATTCTGGCCTGCGGTATTGGCAGGCAGTGGCTTTCGCACTCCCAACGCCATTTATGCTCACGGCTTTCTCACCATTAATGGTCAAAAGATGTCCAAATCGCGCGGGACTTTTGTGAACGCCAGGGATTATTTAAACCATTTGAATCCTGAGTACTTGCGCTACTATTTTGCCGCCAAACTCAACAGCCGCATTGATGACCTGGATCTGAACTTTGACGATTTTGTCAATCGGGTCAATTCGGATCTGGTGGGAAAAATGGTCAACATCGCCAGCCGTTGCGCCAAACTCATGAAGCGTTTCGATAACACCCTCTCCAGCCAGTGCAGCGAACCGACATTACTGCGACAGTTCACTGACAGCGCGGACCGTATCGCTGATTTTTACGATCAAAGAGAATACGGCCACGCCATGCGCGAAATCATGGCCTTGGCGGATGCAGCCAATCAATACATCGACAAAATGGAACCTTGGGTTTTGGCAAAACAGGAAGGCCAGGAACAACATGTTCAGGACATTTGCAGCATGGGCATTAATTTGTTCAAAGTGCTCATGACCTACTTAAAACCGGTCCTACCGGCCATGGCGCACGAAGCAGAGTTGTTTCTCAATTGTGAAGCTTTGAGTTGGCACAACTACCACGTGCCTTTGCTGGATCACAAAATTAATAAATTCCAACCGCTCATGACCCGAGTGGACCCGGCAAAGGTCGACGCAGTGCTGGCCGATACGCAAAAAAACGCTCAGGCCGGCACCGTGAAAAAAACCCCGGGAACCGCGACGGACGTGGACGCCATCGCGGAGACCATCCAATACGATGACTTCGCCAAAGTGGATTTACGCATTGCCAAGATTGTGGACGCTCAAAGTGTGCAAGGTGCCGACAAGCTATTGCAACTGACGCTGGATATAGGCGTGGAAACGCGTAATGTCTTTGCCGGAATTAAATCCGCCTACGATCCTAAAGACCTTATTGGTCAATATACCGTCATGGTAGCCAATTTGGCGCCACGCAAAATGCGCTTCGGCCTGTCCGAAGGCATGGTACTGGCCGCCGGTCCCGGCGGAAAAGACCTGTATATATTACATCCGGATAGTGGTGCTAAGCCCGGAATGCGTGTTAAATAG
- the apbC gene encoding iron-sulfur cluster carrier protein ApbC, whose translation MASVTRDQINAAIQQYIDPCLGQDLVSAKCVKNIAIDGDKVNVEIVLGFPAAGHVAQLEAQLKEKVAALEGVAQVEISISSKVEAHTAQKGVKPIAGVKNIIAIASGKGGVGKSTTAVNLACALAAEGATVGILDADIYGPSQPRMLGVNAKPESKDGKSLEPLVGHGIQSMSIGYLVEEETPMIWRGPMVTQALEQLLNDTQWKDVDYLIIDLPPGTGDIQLTLAQKVPVSGAVIVTTPQDIALLDAKKALKMFEKVDVHVLGIVENMSIHICSQCGHEEHIFGKGGGQSMSDQYGVDFIGSLPLDIKIREEVDSGRPTVAVDPDGAIARSYREIARRMAAKLSLRAKEFSAKFPNIVIQNN comes from the coding sequence ATGGCAAGTGTAACCCGTGATCAGATAAATGCCGCAATTCAGCAATATATTGATCCCTGTTTAGGGCAGGACCTGGTGTCCGCCAAGTGTGTGAAGAACATTGCCATAGATGGCGACAAAGTCAATGTGGAAATTGTGCTGGGTTTTCCGGCAGCAGGTCATGTGGCGCAATTAGAGGCACAGCTCAAAGAAAAAGTGGCTGCGCTGGAAGGTGTGGCTCAAGTGGAAATATCCATATCCAGCAAAGTGGAGGCCCATACCGCACAAAAAGGGGTAAAACCCATAGCGGGCGTAAAAAACATTATCGCGATAGCGTCCGGTAAAGGCGGGGTGGGCAAATCCACTACAGCCGTCAATCTTGCCTGTGCCCTGGCAGCCGAAGGGGCGACCGTGGGTATTTTGGATGCGGATATTTATGGACCCAGTCAGCCTCGCATGCTGGGGGTTAATGCGAAACCGGAATCAAAGGACGGGAAAAGTCTGGAACCTCTGGTGGGACATGGGATTCAATCCATGTCGATCGGTTATCTGGTCGAGGAGGAAACTCCCATGATCTGGCGCGGGCCCATGGTGACCCAGGCACTGGAGCAGTTACTTAACGATACTCAGTGGAAAGATGTTGATTATTTGATCATCGATTTACCTCCGGGCACGGGTGATATTCAATTGACTCTGGCGCAAAAAGTTCCGGTCAGTGGTGCCGTTATTGTCACAACACCGCAGGATATTGCCTTGCTGGATGCGAAAAAGGCGCTGAAAATGTTTGAGAAAGTGGATGTCCATGTGCTGGGCATTGTGGAAAATATGAGTATTCACATTTGCAGTCAATGCGGTCATGAGGAACATATTTTTGGTAAGGGTGGCGGCCAGAGTATGTCGGATCAATACGGGGTGGATTTTATTGGTTCACTGCCTTTGGATATTAAAATTCGAGAAGAAGTGGACAGTGGCCGCCCCACCGTGGCCGTTGACCCTGACGGGGCGATTGCCAGGAGCTATCGAGAAATCGCCCGGCGTATGGCGGCCAAATTGTCCTTGAGGGCTAAGGAATTCAGCGCAAAATTCCCCAATATCGTGATTCAAAATAATTGA
- a CDS encoding DUF3108 domain-containing protein → MYNRSMEETSIYYQPTYKSAYWPMILFVTHQPKPKCLPVHNRFAGKTTTPPPSFCIITLAYCLLILWYAIGSATIAAGPKAQETAVYVFNANYSVTKDGLPIASSKRSLTRVDTSTFEFTSETKSVGVAKFFSDAHIYELSRWNMDNGRIRPQKYLYKNQSSQKKRLVELVFDWDKNIITNIINGSPWTMAIAPDVKDKLSYQIQITLDLNNQSIPKELSYKVADGGKIKTYRLQVHGIEVLEINGRQYNAIKLSRKNKDRITTFWCAVKLMHLPVKITQQLKDGSVITATMEELLSFKPVQLLPHKTTAPVKLQQ, encoded by the coding sequence ATGTATAACCGCAGCATGGAGGAAACCTCGATTTACTATCAACCCACATACAAATCGGCTTATTGGCCCATGATTTTATTCGTTACCCATCAACCGAAACCAAAGTGCCTGCCTGTTCACAATCGGTTCGCCGGCAAAACAACAACGCCTCCGCCGTCCTTTTGCATCATCACGCTTGCTTACTGCTTACTTATTTTATGGTATGCGATTGGATCAGCAACTATCGCCGCCGGCCCCAAAGCGCAAGAAACCGCTGTGTATGTTTTCAATGCCAACTACAGCGTAACAAAAGACGGACTCCCCATCGCCAGTTCCAAGCGCAGTTTGACAAGAGTCGACACAAGCACATTTGAATTTACTTCAGAAACCAAGTCCGTGGGTGTTGCCAAGTTCTTTTCTGACGCCCATATTTATGAGCTCAGCCGCTGGAACATGGACAACGGCCGGATTAGACCGCAAAAATACCTGTACAAGAATCAAAGCAGTCAAAAAAAGCGTCTCGTCGAATTGGTGTTTGACTGGGATAAAAACATCATCACCAATATCATCAATGGTTCGCCATGGACAATGGCAATAGCACCTGATGTCAAAGACAAACTGTCTTATCAAATCCAAATAACGCTTGATTTGAACAACCAATCCATTCCTAAAGAACTAAGCTATAAGGTTGCAGACGGCGGCAAAATCAAAACCTACCGCTTGCAAGTGCACGGCATCGAAGTCCTGGAAATCAATGGCCGGCAATACAATGCAATAAAACTAAGCAGAAAAAACAAGGATCGAATCACCACATTCTGGTGCGCTGTCAAACTCATGCATCTACCCGTAAAAATAACGCAACAACTTAAAGACGGCAGCGTGATCACCGCAACCATGGAAGAACTGTTGTCGTTCAAGCCGGTACAACTACTACCACATAAAACTACCGCACCGGTAAAACTACAACAGTAA
- the rsxG gene encoding electron transport complex subunit RsxG, whose amino-acid sequence MLTQHMLRTAVLLSFFAVMGTTLVAVTHQNTKEKIAAVERETLLRKLHAVMPEHKHDNDLFSDLITVSAPKFLGTEKPRAIYRARLKGQPTGLILTPVAPDGYGGDIKLLLGVDFDGQITGVRVLDHRETPGLGDGIEERRSPWIFAFNGKSLENPTTPKWKVQRDGGEFDQFTGATISPRAIVKAIHKALQYYRQNRDWLFEKDMGHVLTPGPIQSDPSSNPPQSSPSSSGP is encoded by the coding sequence ATGCTGACGCAACATATGCTTCGCACTGCTGTGCTTCTGAGTTTCTTTGCAGTGATGGGTACAACACTGGTGGCAGTAACCCACCAGAACACCAAAGAAAAAATCGCCGCTGTGGAGCGGGAAACTTTATTGCGCAAACTTCATGCAGTCATGCCCGAACACAAGCATGATAATGATCTATTTTCAGACCTGATTACCGTGAGTGCGCCAAAGTTTTTAGGCACTGAAAAACCACGAGCCATATACCGCGCCAGGCTCAAAGGACAACCCACCGGCCTGATCCTGACACCCGTTGCCCCGGACGGTTATGGCGGTGACATCAAACTGCTGTTGGGCGTGGATTTTGACGGTCAAATTACCGGCGTACGTGTGCTGGACCATCGAGAAACCCCTGGTTTGGGAGACGGCATTGAAGAACGCCGCTCCCCATGGATATTTGCGTTTAACGGCAAAAGCCTGGAAAACCCTACGACGCCTAAATGGAAAGTGCAACGGGACGGTGGTGAATTCGATCAGTTCACTGGTGCCACCATCTCCCCCAGAGCCATTGTGAAAGCGATCCATAAGGCCTTGCAATACTATCGGCAAAATCGGGACTGGTTGTTTGAAAAAGATATGGGGCATGTGTTAACACCAGGCCCCATTCAATCCGATCCCTCATCCAACCCACCCCAATCCAGCCCTTCAAGTTCAGGACCATAA